AATACTTTCAATCTGTTGGTATTCTCAAAAACATTCCCATCATGTTATTATAATTGAAGCAACAAGGAAACATGGGTGGGCCCACAAGCTGTTACAAATATTACCCGGCATCAgagattgaaaaataaaattgttatgcACAATAAAATGAACCCAGTATCGAGCAGTTTTCACAACATTACATTATTACTTCTTCCACATATACAATCAAACGTATATATGACTATCTAAGGCTATTTTTCATTCAAGGAAAATTGTGtgtacatgtttacatttaCTTATCTACCATTTACATGCAATTGCTCTGACACTTTCCTTTTGAAACATGCttacaatataatatgttaCAAGTACACAAATATCTCATattaattataactttaatgaGAAAACTATATCTAATATAATGagcaaacatacatgtatttctttaaattccctgccaataaaaaaaatccaacaaagATTTTTCTCAAGATAGACGATACACAAGAGATGATGAATCTACGTAACAAGCAACATAAAACTGTGCTGTTTTCCCCTCCATGACACGACATTCTCAAATTACTAAACTACTTACACTAGAAATTGACACATTCTTATAACCTGTGTTCTATCATGCAAACTTCTAAACTTCAAGACATGTTCTTTATTACAATATTCCAATATGCagagaaaaatagaaaacacaCTAAacacttatttacaaatatcagCTACGGTAAACTTGCATCTTCATGTTTCACTCGACAAACATTTCACGTGTATTACATTTCCATGCACTTTACATCCATCTGACAATCATATTTATAGTTGTATTATATTTGTGTAATGTCTTTATGAATctatcaaattcatttaaattaatcttGGAGGCTTTACAGTATCAGAACACAGACAGTGATTGCAGCTACAAATGATTATTCACTATACATATAATTACATATTGATCAGACTGATGCTagcaaatttcataataaaatacaaaataaatattacaacgGAATTTAGCCTTGAGCCATGATAAGAATTCCTTAATCCTCtgttataaaattaacaaaaggtttcttttgaaataaatcGTAAAATATATTActcattaacagtaatttatttttaaaagatccTGTTAATTATGAACAAATTCCTCTTTTATTTGTAAGTCTCTTTAAATTCCATTCTTACAAATTTCTACCTTCAGATCACATATAACAGAAAAAATCTAATTTCAATTCTACATGCACAGCTACGTTCATTTCATCTAACCATCTTATCATATGGTAAATATTTGTTATTGAATTGGCACACATTCTAGATCTCTCAACCCCTAAgacaattattttacttttaaaaaatctgataTTCAAAGCACCATTCATCTCATAAGATCAACGAAAATGTCTTATTTAGATCAAACGATTTCTCCGACaaatatgtcatttttcattactACATTGAAaccttttatgaaaataattaaatgccACAAAGAAAATtgactaaaaaaaaagatgactGCTACATTAGATAGTAGTGGTCCATTAGAACAGGTACTTCCTACAGTTCTTGGCCCCACACTGACACACTATCTTATACTGGTCGGTAACAGACTTAGGGAGCAGTTTCTCGGGGGTCTTCTTTGGAGCGTTTTCCACGTTTTTCCCCACGCTTCCACTCGGAGCATCACCAGTGGCAACCATTTCTGGTCTACTAGTTTCACTTTCCCTTTCATCGCGGTTCTTTTGGCTTTCACTTTCCCTTTCATCGCGGTTCTTTTGGCTTTCACTTTCCCTTTCATCGCGGTTCTTTTGGCTGCTACCTTCATCTTTTTCAACATCAGTGTCGGCGGTATCACATTCAGTTTCTGTTTCCACCGCGGTGTCGGTCTCCCCCTGAGTGTCGTCTGCGGTGTCTTCGTCCTCTGTGGCGGTGTTGTCGTCGCTGACCAGGTTGTTGGGGTCGTTTGACATCTCCACTGACTGGGCACTGGAAGCCTGCAGAAGTTTGGCCTGTTTTGTGATGTCCACATTGTCCAGAGTAGGGGCTGCATTTGTGGTGTCCCCTAAAACAAAGAATGTACAAGGGTACAATGAAATTGAGGTGTTTAACATTGTCCTGTTTGTAATTGCAAACTTATACAGCATCAACTATGGCTTAAAATAGCAATACTTAATATTCTGGTTATTATCTTCAATACTCTGTCAAAAATATGGAATAAAGAAAACTgatatttttctgaaaaaacaaaatgaatcaaattttgtgaatttattAATGGGACATGGTTAATTGCAATATTGATATTTAGTAACATAAACTTTCAggttttttaaaagagaaaaaacacCTAGACAGTTACAGAATTCCATCAGATGTTTCTTAAGAAATTAGAGATGATATCTTTGGTCATCAAACTATCATTAAGTAAAGGAAAAATTCCAactattttaactttaaaacttGACTATTTCCCATATCTTTATGTAGaactcttcttcttaagaagataaaaatattataaaaatggccacaaccatcgaGCCGTCTTAAGCTAACAAATCTGTGATGTGACACTTACCTGTCATCATGTAGTCAAAAGTCAGCTCCTCTCCTTTCTCAATGTCTCTCTTGGAGAACAAAGCTATACGAGGTAAGCGGGGGTCTAGAGTATTGATCCACACAGCAAACACTTCTAAGTTGGGGTCACACTATAAAATGGAAACCTTCGTATAAAccatattaataaaatttggccaagttacatgtaccttttaatGAGTCATTAGACCTTCGGTGTTGAGACCCAAAACTGGTCAgggttttattttcattagcaAGGACAAATTAAGCAAAAACAACACATAAAGCTTTAAACTTGACTTGGCACACTAATCTCATGCTTCCCTCATGATTAAGATTTCATCACATGCCATTATATCTAGAATCACATAATAAAAATGGAAACCTCAGCTAAGaatttgtcaaatatatttacacatgtatcaacaaacttaaattcatgagCATATATATGTACGAGTATATAGGTTTTgaacaaaatcatttgaattaggcaaaaaacaaaatacagcaTGGCAAGAAGGTAGGGGAATAACTCAatgttttttcaaatgaaaatgggGTTATTCCCCTTCGCAATAATATAGCAATAACAGCAACGAAGCAGCATTCTGAACATACTCTTCAATGCCTaagaaatttcatcaattttaattctttttttttcactagAAATTCATCTGTGAAGAAGCAACCTGGTGCTAAATTAAACAATGTTACGCAGAGAGATTAAGGCAAACTAGGTCTCAAAAGGTGCACAAAAAAATCCTTACTGAATGATTGATGAAGTGAGACACATTGCCATAGTACCCAGCATCGACCGTGAAAGGGCAGTCCCCGGGGTTGTAATCTAGGTCAAAGAGGTAGGTTCTGCCCACAGCATCGTACTGCTTCCCTCGCCGCTCAGCCTCCTTGTCAGTGATTACCTGTACAACACCCAACAAGTCTGTTACCAACATATTCTTGGaagataatatatttgtaatcaTATTCCTCAAACACCTACCAGTATGCAACATGAATACATGAAAAACATCACTAAGAGGTTTACTAATTGtcaaataattcattttcaacaggtgcagtttgtttaaaatgaatttttaaaatctggAAAACTTAtttagccaaaaaaaaaacaagttccTTACTTCTCCTACATATTCCACCACAAAGGAGCCCTCCTTGATCTTCTGTAGCGTCTTGACACCCCAGCCCCGTCCGTTGGCCGTGCGGAACAGACACACCTTGAATTTCCTCCCCTGCTGGACGACGCGGTTCGGACACTCGGGCCCACACTTACACCTTTTGTTACATTCATAGATGGGGGTACCCCTGATGACCCGGAGTCTCTTTTTCTTGTAATACGCAAAAGTGGATCCGCATTGGGCCGGACAGCACGTCTTCTGGTTACTGTGGCAGTCCTCGCACTCACATCCAACAATCGGGTCGTCCGGGATGGTGATCCCCTCCCCGGAGCGGTAGTCATTTATGTACACAAAGTTCTCAGGGGGACCCTCCAAGTCGACCAAGTTTTCAACCACAATCCCCGCAGGATCAGAATTAATTCCATTCAAATGTCTCTCCCAGTCTTTCAGGGCTTTCTGCACCTCCACTCGCTTCTGTTTGTAGAATTTGGATCTTGGGTTTAGCTGCTTCATGCCCGGGGCAGAGGCCTTTCGGAGCACGTTCCTGGGTTCTCCGTAATTTCCGTTAATTCCCCTGTACACCGGACGCTTTCCTTTCTTGGTGGGACTAGACAAGGACATGAGACCCAGCGGAGACAAAGTATCTCGCACTGGAGCGAGTTTGTGGAAAATCTCATCTACTCTGTTGCGCTTGGGATGACGGGCCAGGTCATCTTCATTATCCACCATCCTGCGCTTTTTGCCTTTAGCTTGATACTCTTTGAACTCTGATAAAAGGTCTTCACAGGACAGATTGTCTTTGGGCTCCCAAGAATTGTAAGCATTGCTCCAACCTTTCCACTTTATGAGGTAGAAATCTTTACCCTTAAAAGAGGCATATTTGGTTGATAAATCAATGGATTGACACGAGTTTTCATAACACATACAACAGATAAATCTATTCTCTAGTCTACCATCAATAATTTTGAGGTTGCtataataatattgattttcAGTATTGTCTTTTAAGTTTGATatcaaaatagattttaaagtaaatgaattcaACTGACTTTGATTTGCCAGTACTCAATACTGATAACTTAAAATCTGATGATATGAAACATGTGCAAAATATGTTAGAGACACATTGTGTACAGCAATTACTTCAATGCAACATCTGTACACTTAGGCAGATCAATATTTTAATTGAGCATGTTGAGAAATTTCAGTATTCATTTTATTCAACAGGTGTCAGCTTGTTGAAATCTCACCTCCTCTTCTACATGATCCAGGATCTGTTCTACTTCCCAGTTATCATCATCGTCCCACTTAATCTCACCTTTTTCCACCACTGCATGGGAAAAAaaacagatttattttattttaaaaatactggtACACAAACATGAGGATGTGTAAGAAGGGGTCGGCTGAGTTTAAAACCGTACTGTACCTGTATATCTTCAATTtccaaagaactatatatgataagagttaaatttggcccccataatttgccattttttaagtgttttggGTACAATAAATGTTAACTAATGTTTTAGAAgagttaatataaaatatatttttcatctatttacttgatttatttgcactcactggcagtatatgacctcagaagtgacgccatttgtatatttcaatcaaaatcagccaaaaattgacatttttctgatCTATTTACGattgggaaatatagagcgcatgcttgaacaaggaacattcttttgtcacttattagtcttggctagatacatctctgattaaaatattttatttgttcaaaaatgcgctctatgttttcggaaggaaaaactgcttgaaaaaaagcagttttatgctaaaaatgcaaaaatggtgggaaaaggttgtctttacaatgtcatatttctaaattgtgggcacttgaaccaaaatgaatattatgtaaacacatcacatacatatctgtactaagaaaacaatgaatgatagtaaaatgatgatgttcattttagggggccattttgggtccttatcatatatagtcctttactgTTAATTTCCTGCCTTACACTTCAATTGTTTACATGCTcaccaaaatggggggggggcaactcaaTGTTAGTTCACTTTTTTATATagtcaatttaagaaaaatgtttgctgtgGGAAAAAgtgagaggggggggggctcctACTCCTGCTATTTGCCTGAGATATTATAATTTACTTGAACTGGTTGAAGGTTGTGCATGACAAAAGAGTAAAGCATGGTTTGTAATTCTTatcattcaatataaaaaaaagaacaatgtttaaatgataatataaagACTCACTTGGAACTGAAAAAGAAATCTGCATTGATTCATGGTTGCGAGGGTATGAAAATTCTTAATCAAAACAACTTACTTTCTTTTAGAAACATTTTGTCTATACCACATACATTTCTTCTCAACTGTGAACTGAATGTACAGTAAAAAAACAGGTAGAAAGATACCTTTCaatgttaataattaaatattaatgaaactataCAAATGTCtataatatatacaa
This genomic window from Crassostrea angulata isolate pt1a10 chromosome 8, ASM2561291v2, whole genome shotgun sequence contains:
- the LOC128159432 gene encoding histone-lysine N-methyltransferase SUV39H2-like, translating into MGIIEIFESRVPCLSDILDLQRTCQKNQLKFSTDTNRYLLYLTLKKVGPFVAQKLVSKLVEKGEIKWDDDDNWEVEQILDHVEEEGKDFYLIKWKGWSNAYNSWEPKDNLSCEDLLSEFKEYQAKGKKRRMVDNEDDLARHPKRNRVDEIFHKLAPVRDTLSPLGLMSLSSPTKKGKRPVYRGINGNYGEPRNVLRKASAPGMKQLNPRSKFYKQKRVEVQKALKDWERHLNGINSDPAGIVVENLVDLEGPPENFVYINDYRSGEGITIPDDPIVGCECEDCHSNQKTCCPAQCGSTFAYYKKKRLRVIRGTPIYECNKRCKCGPECPNRVVQQGRKFKVCLFRTANGRGWGVKTLQKIKEGSFVVEYVGEVITDKEAERRGKQYDAVGRTYLFDLDYNPGDCPFTVDAGYYGNVSHFINHSCDPNLEVFAVWINTLDPRLPRIALFSKRDIEKGEELTFDYMMTGDTTNAAPTLDNVDITKQAKLLQASSAQSVEMSNDPNNLVSDDNTATEDEDTADDTQGETDTAVETETECDTADTDVEKDEGSSQKNRDERESESQKNRDERESESQKNRDERESETSRPEMVATGDAPSGSVGKNVENAPKKTPEKLLPKSVTDQYKIVCQCGAKNCRKYLF